The DNA segment CAGGACGTGGAGATCAGCCTCGGTGTGAGAGTCCTTGCCCGAGGCTCCGCAGCGCCCGATTCCCCGGTTGCTCCCGGCTATTACGGAATGCGCTTGGGACCGGGCGACGTAGGGCGGATCTCAAGAGTCTTGAAGCCCGCATTGAGCCACGCGTACGAACGGGCGCGTGCGGGGGCCAAGGCCAAGGAGGCGTCAAAGGCATCGTTCGGTCCGTTGGGCGACTCCCTTTGGTCTTGCGAACTCGCAAAGGCCCCGGTGGCCGAGGCGGTCATCCCCGCGAGGTTCAAACACGACCCGCGAAAAGTGCCGCTGAAGGAAGTTTTGGAGACGGCTCGGGACGCGGCGGCAGGGGCCATGGCGAAGGGGAAGGCGGTGAAATATGCGTATTCCGCTGCCATGATCGCGCTGCGCCGCCAGCTTTTCGTGAATTCGGCCGGTTCCTGCGTCGATCAGTCGTGGGCCTTGGCGGAAGGGGATGCGTACGTTGTGGCGGAAAAGGACGGCGTCACGCAGGAGTCCTACGATACTCTGGGATCGAATGTGGGGTGGGAGCTTCTTTCCGACGGGATGAAGACGGATTACGAACGCTTCCCCCGATTCAAAGATTTCATGGGCGTTCTCGCCGATGATGTGGTTCAACTCTGCTCGGCGCCGCGGCTCCCGGTGTCGGAAAAGCCGGTGGTGGTGGTGACGGACCCTCACTACAACACGCTGCTTGTGCACGAGATCGTCGGTCATCCGGTGGAACTGGACCGCGCGCTCAAGATGGAGACGGCGTACGCGGGGCGGACATGGCTGTTCGGCTCGGCGAAGGACAATCTCCTCGGCCGGCGCATCGCGTCCGAAAAACTTTCGGCCTATTCCGACCCCTCGTTGCCCGGCTACGGCTATTACGCCTACGATGACGAAGGCGTACCGGGGGGGAAAGTCATGCACGTGGAGAACGGAATTTTCCGTGGTTTCATGAACAGTCTGCAGACCTCGGCGATGCTGCGTGGCGCCGGACTGGTCTCGACGCCCAACGGCCACTACAAGGCGACTTCCGCGCCGATGGTCCCGCTCATCCGGATGTCGACGACCGTCTTCGCACCCGGTCAGGACGATCCAAAGTCCATCCTCGGCGACGTGGAGCACGGCTACTATCTCGTCGGGCACAAGATCCCGTCGATCTCGGAGTCGCGTGAAAACTTTCGGATCTCAGCGCGGAAAGTCTACGAAATCCGCAACGGCAAGATCGGACAACTTTACCGGGATGGTGGAATGTTCTCTGATAGCCGCGAGTTCTTCATGAACGTCGACGCCGTGGGCAATGACTTCCGTATTTATCCCGTTCCCAACTGCGGCAAGGGCCAGCCGATGCAGACGAAACGCCTGGGGAATGGCGGTCCCACCCTCCGCTCCCGCGCCCGGCTGATTTAACGCTCCTTCCGACCACGCTCCAGTTCTTTTCGCTTCCGGTCGTTATACCGGCGGGCCGCTCGCGGTGCATCGACAAGATCGTATACAAAGAGGGCGAACCACCCAATGCCTGCAAACGCGGCAATCGTGCCCAGCGATTTGTCATCGGCAATAAGTGCCGCTGGGGCCACAGCGACCATCGTTCCAAATAGCCCGAGGCGAAGCCCTGAGAAAACAAGCGCGTGGCGGTATTCCTTGGCATAGATATGTCCCGCGCTTGGGGTAACCGCTATCGACAAGGCCATGGGTGGGATAGAGTAGTAATTCCATCCGTCATGCTTGAAAAAAAGTCTGTCATTGAGTGCTGCAATCCCCCAGAATCCGAGAATGGATCCCACCGCCAATCCGCCAGCCAGGTAGGGGCTTTTGGGTTCGAACTTTTGCCTGGGCGAGGGCTTAAGATCCGAATTATTTGCGGAAGAAATCCAAGCGTTGTGCTCGATGTCGATCGGTGAATCTTGGGCGCCCGCAGGTCGAACAAGGCAAGCGGCAAAAAGAAACGTCATGCCCATGGCTCCCCACTTCACGTCGGTCATGCTACCAGTTGACAAGAGGGGGCGTCAAAGACTATTAAGGCGGGGGCGTAAGAGCAGGAAAAAGCCGTTCGGAGCCCGCAACTAATCCAGAAGGAGTGATTCATGGTAAAACCACGCATCGCCGCCATCGTTCGAACCCTAGCGGCCATTCTCGCCGTCATGCTGCTGCCCGTTCTCCCCGCCCTCGCGGGCGAGGCCGATCTCAAACTTCCGCCTCTCGACTCCGTCAGTTTCAATGTCCTCGGAACCAGCGTATCGGGAATGTCGTTGCTTTATCTCGGCCTCGTCATTTGTGTCATCGGCGCGATCTTCGGCGTGATCCAGTACAAGCAGACGAAGGCCCTTCCCGTGCACAAGGCGATGGGCGACGTGTCGAACATGATCTGGGAAACCTGCAAAACGTACCTTACGCAGCAGGGTAAGTTCCTTGCGATTCTGTGGGCGCTGATCGCACTCTGCATGGGCTATTACTTCGTCGGCCTTCAAGGGGCGCCCATCGGCAATCTCGTGGTCATCCTGGCTTGCTCCGTTCTCGGCATCCTCGGGTCGTACGGCGTGGCGTGGTTCGGCATTCGGATCAATACGGTTGCAAACTCCCGTACGGCGTTCGCCTCCCTCTATAAGAAACCACTCGATGTCCTCGCGATCCCGCTGCAATCCGGAATGAGTGTTGGGCTGCTTCTCGTCAGCGTCGAACTTTTCTTCATGATCTGCATTCTGTCATTCCTGCCCCAGGAATTGGCGGGACCGTGCTTCATCGGATTCGCCATCGGCGAATCGCTCGGCGCGAGCGTCCTCCGCATCTGCGGCGGCATTTTCACCAAGATCGCGGACATCGGATCGGACCTTATGAAAATCGTTTTCCACCTGCCGGAAGATGATCCGAAGAATCCCGGAGTAATCGCCGACTGCACGGGCGACAACGCGGGCGACAGCGTCGGCCCCACCGCGGACGGATTCGAAACCTACGGTGTCACCGGTGTGGCGCTCATCGCTTTTCTCGCGCTCGCCCTGGTCGGCAAGCCGGAAATCTGCGGCCAGCTCATCGTGTGGATCTTTGTCATGCGCATCCTGATGATCCTGACCTCGCTCGTGTCCTACTTTGCGAACAATGCCGTGAATCGCGCGCTCTTGGGCGACAAGAAGGAAATCGATTTCGAAGTGCCGCTCACCCGGCTGGTGTGGCTCACCTCCGCGATCTCGATCGCTGTCACGTTTATCGCCAGCTACCTCTTGCTGGGTGACTACGGCGATCTCTGGTGGGTGCTTGCGGTCATCATCTCCTGCGGCACGGCGGCCGGCGCGCTGATTCCGGAATTCACCAAGATCTTTACAAGTACAAACTCGGGACACGTCCGCGAGGTCGTCAACTCCGCGCGCCAGGGAGGCGCATCGCTCAACATTCTGTCCGGACTCGTCGCCGGGAATTTCTCGGCTTTCTGGGAAGGACTGCTGATCCTGATTCTCATGCTGATCGCGTATCTGGTCTCGCAACAGCCCTCGCTCCTCGCGATCATGCCGGCCGAATATAGCTTCGCCGCGCCGATCTTCGCCTTCGGCCTCGTGGCCTTCGGGTTCCTGGGCATGGGGCCGGTGACAATCGCAGTCGACAGCTACGGCCCGGTGACGGACAACGCGCAATCCGTTTACGAACTCTCGATGATCGAGAAGATTCCCGGCGTAAAGCAGGAGATCAAAAAGGAGTTCGGAATCGAGGCCAGCTTGGAACATGCGAAGGATCTTCTCGAAAAAGGGGATGGCGCGGGCAATACGTTCAAAGCCACGGCCAAGCCGGTCCTCATCGGTACGGCCGTCGTCGGCGCCACCACCATGGTCTTCGGCATCATCCTCCTTCTCGAACACATGTTCGGGAACGCAGCGCTCCGATTGAGTCTCGTGCAGGGTGAGGTCATCCTCGGACTCCTCATGGGCGGCGCGGTCATCTACTGGTTCACCGGCGCCTCGATGCAGGCGGTGGTGACGGGTTCCTACCGGGCGGTCGTGTACATCAAGGAGAACATCAAGCTTGATGCCACGAAAGCCTCTATTGCGGACAGCAAGAAAGTTGTGGAGATTTGCACGATCTACGCGCAAAAAGGCATGATCAATATTTTCATCGTCATCTTCTGCATGACCTTGGCTTTGGCGTTCTTCAACCCCTACTTCTTCATCGGTTACCTTGTCGCCATGGCATTCTTCGGCCTCTTCCAGGCGATCTTCATGGCCAACGCGGGCGGCGCATGGGACAACGCCAAGAAGGTTGTGGAGGTGGATCTGAAACAAAAGAACACGCCGCTGCATGAGGCGACCGTGGTCGGCGATACCGTGGGTGATCCGTTCAAGGATACTTCGTCCGTCGCGCTGAACCCGGTCATCAAGTTCACCACTCTCTTCGGTCTGCTTGCGGTCGAGATCGCGGTGACGATGCAATCGCAGAACCTGAAATGGGCCATTGGCTCGGTCTTTTTCCTCGTGGCGCTCGTGTTCGTTTATCGGTCGTTCTACGGCATGCGCATTCCGGAGGAAGCCAAGGCCGCCAAGTAACTCCTTGCTCCCCGCAGCCAATCGCCTCATCTTCCCGGCCACGCGCTGGCTGACGTTCGACTGCTACGGAACGCTCATCGACTGGAAGTCAGGCATCCAGGGGGCGTTCCGGCGGTTTCTCGCCCGAAAGGACCGCGAGACCGATCTCGACGAACTGTTCCGGAAATGGGAGCGCATCCAATTCGGACTTCTGAGGCCCTATCGGCCCTACCGCGATGTCATGAAAGAGAGTTTTGCGAAAGTCATGCGCGGACTTCGCTTGAAGCCAAGTTCGCGAGACGCGAATGATTTCGTGGTCTCACTGAAGACTTGGGAGCCGTTCCCGGACGTCCGCCCCGCCCTGGAGCGACTCAAGAATCGCTATCTGATCGCGCTGGTGACGAACATGGACGACGACCTGGTGAAACTGACTCAAAAGCGATTGGGGGTTTTCTTCAACGTCGTCGTCACGGCCGAGCAGGTGCAATGCTACAAGCCCAACCCCAAGCACTTCAAGAAGCTGCTGGAGGCGACGACGACACCACCCGAAGAGATGATCCACTGTGCCTTCGGAACGAAATACGATCTGTTTCCTGCCCACCGACTGGGGTTCAAGACCGCCTTGATCGAGCGTGGGCCGGTCCCCAGGACGTCCGTCGTCCCCGACTACCGATTTGCCAACCTGACCGAAATGGCCGACCTCTTCCTCGCCCAGTTCAGGGCGTAGGAAATAACAGTGACAGTATACTTAATTTATAGAAATAGAGTATACTGTCACCGAAAATCACAGGCTTGTCAGGGGATCGGCTCCAGGGCGTGGAGAGTGACGTACAGGGCTTCCAGTTCCATGTCCTCCAGTTGCCCCATCGCGCGCCAGGGCATGGTGTCTTTCATCACTTGGCCATCGGGCGTGACGCCGGTCCGCATGGCCTTGAAAAAATCCTCTTTGGACCAGCGGGGCATGATGAGCGTCAGATTCGGCGCCGGAGGATTCGGAGGAGGAGCGCGGCCATCCAATTTCGGTCCGTGACACCCATCGCAACTGACGAAATCCAACACGTATTTTCCGTACTCTGGCGTCACGGCCCTCGGAGGCGCGGCCCGTTCCACGGCCGGCGCGGGGTCGATGGGCATGAGCCCGGCGCCGATGAAGAGCGCAAGGAGGAGCGTGGGGCGGTAGGCTGGGGTCTCATTCTGGACGCTCTGGGCCGACCTCAGATAAGCGACTAGGCATTCGGTGTCCTCGTCGCTCAACAGTCGCGAACCGAGCATCGACATCACCGTGCTGCGGCCTTCGCGATTCACGCCTGTGCGAATCACCCGAAAAAGCTCGGCGTCGGTCCAGTCCTGAATCGTGCCACCGGGAGTGACGTTGGGTGGGTAGACGTCGCCCAGCGGAAGTCCGGCGTCATCCGACAGGCTCCGGCCGCCGCTCAAGGGAAGGCCGCCGTTGGTCGCATGGCATGCCGCGCAGAGGGAGGCGGCGATCATCTGCCCGCGAGCGACCCGCCCGGGTGTAATTTCAATCGGTCGGATCGCGGGGAGCGGGCTGTGGCGGGCGTAGAGCTTATAAGTGCCTCTGGCGCCCACGACGACCAGGCAACCCATGAGCAGGGTGAAAATCCCCGCGAGGGCGACTCCCGGCCATTTGAGCCAAGCTCGATGCGCGAGCCAAGCCCGACGCGCCAGCCAACCGAAAAGGACGGCGAGAGCCGCGACGATGATCAGTGAAATAATCAGTGTTGCCATGGGCAAAATATACTGAGGGGACGCACAGTCTGCTTGACCGTTTTGATGGTCGCTACTCGGCGGGGAGGGGTTCCGGGGAGAGACGGCCTTTCACCACGGGAATATGTAGTTCGGCCGAGAAGGGTAGGCGGGCTTGCCTTTCGGCGGCCTCCGGATAGAGCCAAGGCTCGGGAGGTGTTTCGTACACATCAAAGAACCGGTCGTCGCGCCACGCATAGGGTCCAGGCATCATCCATCCGATGGCAAAGCGGTGCCAGAAATCCTCCAACTCCTCCACCCTCCCAAAGAAGCTCACTACCGCATCCGTTCCGCCCGGCAGGTCCTGAACGGCCACTTGGTCATTGCCTTCAAATTCCGGCTCTACGGTGATGCCGGCATCGTAGCGGACGCGAGCCGAATCCGTGAGAACGGAGGGGTTTTCATAGTGCAGGGAGACCATCCTTCCCGCCGCCTTCGCCCAGCCTTGATCGCGGGCCAGGCGAAGCAACCGCGGCCAGATCGTTCCGGCCCCCAGAGTCGGGCCGACGAATCGAATGAAGGCCACCCGCCATGAAGGACGCTCGACGAGCCGAACAGGAAGGTTGACCGCCCGTCTTTGAAAGTCTTCGGCAGCGCCTCGCCGGCACTCCCGGTAGGCTTGCGGCGATTTCCCGTAGGTTCGGTGGAAGGCTCGCGTGAAACCCTCATGACTGTCGAAGCCGCAAGACAGGGCGATGTCCAGCACCGGATCGCGGGTGAACGTCAGAAACATCGCCGCCCGTTCGAGACGCAACCTCCGAATGTAGCGCGCGAGGGGCTCCCCGAGGGCTCGGCGCAATCGGGCGCGGAAGTGAACGACCGATAGCTCGGCGACTTCAGCCAGGTCGGCAGTTTCGATTTCTTCATGGATGTGTCTTTCGATGTGGACAAGCGTGCGGGTGAGTGTGGAATCGGCCAGTACGATGTCTCGCTTCCCGGCGCGTCGGTTTCTCCGAAACTTGATCCCTCCGGCCACCCTGGGAGCTTAGCCGAACGGCCCTGCGATTCAACGTCGGACGAGGATCATCTTGTGGTGTGTCGCACTCGCCTCGGTATCGCGGGCTTCCTGCCCGCCGAAATCGTCGCGAGTACGGCCGGCATCACGCCGGACCGCATCGCCTCGTACAGCACGATGCCGGCGGCGGTGGAGAGGTTGAGAGATCGTGCGGAAGGCCGAATGGGGATCCGATAGAAACGGTTGCGGAATTGCCGGTGGAGCGCGGACGGCAGCCCTTTTGATTCGCTTCCGAAAATCAGGAAGCTGTCGCGCTCGTACGGGGCGTTCCAAAATAGGGGCTTCGCTTTGGCGGAGAAGAACAGGAGCGAAGCATCGGTGGGCAGGGCACGGAGAAAGGCGTCGAAGTCTTTGTGATGCTGCCATCTGAGATTCGGCCAGTAGTCGAGCCCCGCGCGGCGGATTTCCTTCGATTCAATCCTGAAACCCAGCTTGCCGACAAGATGGAGCGTTGCGCCAACGGCAACGCACGTCCGCCCGATGTTTCCCGTGTTCCAGGGAATCTCGGGGTTGAGGAGAACGACGTTTAGGGGCACGGCCGTTGAGAAATTCCCGCAGGCTAAAGCCTGCGCCTACCCATGACCTGCTTGGAGACCTATCGGTCGATCTCGCCCAAGACGATGTCGAGCGAGCCGATGCAGGTGATCACGTCCGAGAGCAACCGGCCCTCCACCATCTTGGGAAGAATTTGGAGATTGATATAGGAAGGAGAACGAATGCGGAGCCTGTAGGGAATGGCGCCGCCACTCCCGATGATCCCGAAACCGAGCTCACCCTTCGGATTCTCGATGCCGTGGTAGACCTCGATGCCCTCGGGACCGTGGTAGCCCTCCGAGGCGATCTTGAAATGGTGGATGAGCGCTTCCATTTCGGCGTACACACGGTCCCGCTTGGGAAGCGTCACGTTCGGGATGTCCGCCATGTACTCGCCTTGCGGTAGTTTCTCCAGACACTGACGGACGATCTGGAGGCTCTGTCGCATCTCCTCGACGCGGACGAGATAGCGCGAAAAGGCGTCCCCCTCGTAGGCGATCGGGACTTCGAAATCGAGATCGTTGTAGACCAGGTACGGTTTGGCTCGCCGCAGGTCGTACGGAACCCCAGAGCCTCGGAGGTTCGGCCCGGTCAGGCTGTAGGCCACGGCTTCCTCCTTGGAGATCACGCCCACATCGCGGGCGCGCTCCAGGAAGACTTTGTTTCCGGTGACCAGCCGGTCCAGCTCGTCGATCTTCGCAGGAAACTCGGCCAAGAATTTCCGGATCAAGGCCTCGGCTTCGGGCGTGAGGTCGCGCTCCACGCCGCCCGCCCTCGTGTAACTTGTGGTCATGCGGGTGCCGGTGATCTTCTCGAAAATGGTGTACAGCTCTTCACGATCGCGAAACGTCAGGAAGAAGACCGAAAGAGCTCCGAGATCGAGCAGGTGGGTTCCGATGCCGAGCAGATGGGCCGAAATCCGCGCGAGCTCGCAGCAGATTGTCCGGATGTACTGGGCCCGCGGCGGAGCCTCGACGCCCAGCAGTTTCTCCACGGCGAGGATGTACGCCACGTTGTTGGATAGAGGCGCCAGATAGTCAAGCCGGTCGGTGTAGGTGACGAACTGGGTGTGTGTTCGGTTTTCGGCCAACTTTTCGAATCCTCGATGGAGGTAGCCCAGATCCGGAATGCACCGGAGCACGCGCTCGCCATCGAGTTCGAGAATGAGTCGAAGCACGCCGTGAGTCGCCGGATGGGAGGGCCCCATGTTCAGGATCATGATGTTGTCGCCTTCCCTCGGCTCGATCTGCCGAAGGCCGGGAAGCGGCACTTTGATGGATTCGTCTTTGGGCGGCAGTTTCTCCACGAGACCCTGCCCGTTGCTCTTGGACACTTTGTCCTGAATTTTCTGGATGGCGTAGATGAGGCCTTCCGGTCGGGGAGGGCACCCCGGAACGTAGATGTCCACCGGGACGACTTTGTCGAGTCCCTGCACCACCGGATAGCTGTCGAACATCCCGCCCGTGCAGAGGCAGGTGCCCATGGCCACCACCCACTTCGGCTCGGGCATTTGTTCGTAGAGTTGGCGGACGGCGTTGGCCATCTTGTAGGTGAGAGTGCCGGCCACGATCATGAGGTCCGATTGGCGGGGGGAGAAGCGCAGGACTTCGGCGCCAAAACGCGAGACGTCAAATTTGGGCGCGAGCATGCCCATCATTTCGATGGCGCAGCAGGAAATGCCGATAGGGAGCGGCCAGAGGGAGTTCTTTCGGCCCCAGTT comes from the Nitrospirota bacterium genome and includes:
- a CDS encoding TldD/PmbA family protein, translating into MTSVTTDHIRKVKGTVREGVRVFGRRKPGFEYADVRLEIEESRWGMSECGEPRMAEQDVEISLGVRVLARGSAAPDSPVAPGYYGMRLGPGDVGRISRVLKPALSHAYERARAGAKAKEASKASFGPLGDSLWSCELAKAPVAEAVIPARFKHDPRKVPLKEVLETARDAAAGAMAKGKAVKYAYSAAMIALRRQLFVNSAGSCVDQSWALAEGDAYVVAEKDGVTQESYDTLGSNVGWELLSDGMKTDYERFPRFKDFMGVLADDVVQLCSAPRLPVSEKPVVVVTDPHYNTLLVHEIVGHPVELDRALKMETAYAGRTWLFGSAKDNLLGRRIASEKLSAYSDPSLPGYGYYAYDDEGVPGGKVMHVENGIFRGFMNSLQTSAMLRGAGLVSTPNGHYKATSAPMVPLIRMSTTVFAPGQDDPKSILGDVEHGYYLVGHKIPSISESRENFRISARKVYEIRNGKIGQLYRDGGMFSDSREFFMNVDAVGNDFRIYPVPNCGKGQPMQTKRLGNGGPTLRSRARLI
- a CDS encoding sodium-translocating pyrophosphatase; the encoded protein is MVKPRIAAIVRTLAAILAVMLLPVLPALAGEADLKLPPLDSVSFNVLGTSVSGMSLLYLGLVICVIGAIFGVIQYKQTKALPVHKAMGDVSNMIWETCKTYLTQQGKFLAILWALIALCMGYYFVGLQGAPIGNLVVILACSVLGILGSYGVAWFGIRINTVANSRTAFASLYKKPLDVLAIPLQSGMSVGLLLVSVELFFMICILSFLPQELAGPCFIGFAIGESLGASVLRICGGIFTKIADIGSDLMKIVFHLPEDDPKNPGVIADCTGDNAGDSVGPTADGFETYGVTGVALIAFLALALVGKPEICGQLIVWIFVMRILMILTSLVSYFANNAVNRALLGDKKEIDFEVPLTRLVWLTSAISIAVTFIASYLLLGDYGDLWWVLAVIISCGTAAGALIPEFTKIFTSTNSGHVREVVNSARQGGASLNILSGLVAGNFSAFWEGLLILILMLIAYLVSQQPSLLAIMPAEYSFAAPIFAFGLVAFGFLGMGPVTIAVDSYGPVTDNAQSVYELSMIEKIPGVKQEIKKEFGIEASLEHAKDLLEKGDGAGNTFKATAKPVLIGTAVVGATTMVFGIILLLEHMFGNAALRLSLVQGEVILGLLMGGAVIYWFTGASMQAVVTGSYRAVVYIKENIKLDATKASIADSKKVVEICTIYAQKGMINIFIVIFCMTLALAFFNPYFFIGYLVAMAFFGLFQAIFMANAGGAWDNAKKVVEVDLKQKNTPLHEATVVGDTVGDPFKDTSSVALNPVIKFTTLFGLLAVEIAVTMQSQNLKWAIGSVFFLVALVFVYRSFYGMRIPEEAKAAK
- a CDS encoding HAD-IA family hydrolase; amino-acid sequence: MLPAANRLIFPATRWLTFDCYGTLIDWKSGIQGAFRRFLARKDRETDLDELFRKWERIQFGLLRPYRPYRDVMKESFAKVMRGLRLKPSSRDANDFVVSLKTWEPFPDVRPALERLKNRYLIALVTNMDDDLVKLTQKRLGVFFNVVVTAEQVQCYKPNPKHFKKLLEATTTPPEEMIHCAFGTKYDLFPAHRLGFKTALIERGPVPRTSVVPDYRFANLTEMADLFLAQFRA
- a CDS encoding cytochrome c; protein product: MATLIISLIIVAALAVLFGWLARRAWLAHRAWLKWPGVALAGIFTLLMGCLVVVGARGTYKLYARHSPLPAIRPIEITPGRVARGQMIAASLCAACHATNGGLPLSGGRSLSDDAGLPLGDVYPPNVTPGGTIQDWTDAELFRVIRTGVNREGRSTVMSMLGSRLLSDEDTECLVAYLRSAQSVQNETPAYRPTLLLALFIGAGLMPIDPAPAVERAAPPRAVTPEYGKYVLDFVSCDGCHGPKLDGRAPPPNPPAPNLTLIMPRWSKEDFFKAMRTGVTPDGQVMKDTMPWRAMGQLEDMELEALYVTLHALEPIP
- a CDS encoding AraC family transcriptional regulator, with amino-acid sequence MAGGIKFRRNRRAGKRDIVLADSTLTRTLVHIERHIHEEIETADLAEVAELSVVHFRARLRRALGEPLARYIRRLRLERAAMFLTFTRDPVLDIALSCGFDSHEGFTRAFHRTYGKSPQAYRECRRGAAEDFQRRAVNLPVRLVERPSWRVAFIRFVGPTLGAGTIWPRLLRLARDQGWAKAAGRMVSLHYENPSVLTDSARVRYDAGITVEPEFEGNDQVAVQDLPGGTDAVVSFFGRVEELEDFWHRFAIGWMMPGPYAWRDDRFFDVYETPPEPWLYPEAAERQARLPFSAELHIPVVKGRLSPEPLPAE
- a CDS encoding tRNA (cytidine(34)-2'-O)-methyltransferase yields the protein MPLNVVLLNPEIPWNTGNIGRTCVAVGATLHLVGKLGFRIESKEIRRAGLDYWPNLRWQHHKDFDAFLRALPTDASLLFFSAKAKPLFWNAPYERDSFLIFGSESKGLPSALHRQFRNRFYRIPIRPSARSLNLSTAAGIVLYEAMRSGVMPAVLATISAGRKPAIPRRVRHTTR
- the nuoD gene encoding NADH dehydrogenase (quinone) subunit D, which encodes MPEVMTGQPSEVILTRLDEVRNWGRKNSLWPLPIGISCCAIEMMGMLAPKFDVSRFGAEVLRFSPRQSDLMIVAGTLTYKMANAVRQLYEQMPEPKWVVAMGTCLCTGGMFDSYPVVQGLDKVVPVDIYVPGCPPRPEGLIYAIQKIQDKVSKSNGQGLVEKLPPKDESIKVPLPGLRQIEPREGDNIMILNMGPSHPATHGVLRLILELDGERVLRCIPDLGYLHRGFEKLAENRTHTQFVTYTDRLDYLAPLSNNVAYILAVEKLLGVEAPPRAQYIRTICCELARISAHLLGIGTHLLDLGALSVFFLTFRDREELYTIFEKITGTRMTTSYTRAGGVERDLTPEAEALIRKFLAEFPAKIDELDRLVTGNKVFLERARDVGVISKEEAVAYSLTGPNLRGSGVPYDLRRAKPYLVYNDLDFEVPIAYEGDAFSRYLVRVEEMRQSLQIVRQCLEKLPQGEYMADIPNVTLPKRDRVYAEMEALIHHFKIASEGYHGPEGIEVYHGIENPKGELGFGIIGSGGAIPYRLRIRSPSYINLQILPKMVEGRLLSDVITCIGSLDIVLGEIDR